The sequence GCAGCGGTCAACTGCTGTCGCGCTTTTTCCATCGCAATTTGAGCAAACTCACTGCTCTTCTCAGCCCCCGCCTCGAACAATTCCTTAAAACGTTCGGCCAGTTCATCGTACTGGTCTTCAGGTTTCGCCTTTTCAGAACTTGCACCCATATGGGAGATCACGGCATCGCCAAATTCAGATGTAGAGAGCTTGGTAGCCCCTTCCATCAAACGATGGAAGTCGTAGGTCACAGTTTTGGCGACGATGGCACCATTAATTCCCTGCAGAATAAGATCTGCCGCTTCACTCCAACCCATATAGCGCAGCATCATCTCGCCTGAGAGCAGAACAGATGACGGATTCACCATATCCTTGTCGGCATACTTCGGTGCAGTGCCGTGTGTCGCTTCAAAAATGGCGTGACCACTTGTGTAGTTAATATTCGCGCCCGGTGCGATACCGATACCGCCCACCTGAGCAGCAAGTGCATCGGAAAGGTAATCACCATTGAGGTTCAGGGTGGCAATCACATCAAACTCGGTTGCACGGGTCAGCACCTGCTGTAGCGCGATATCGGCAATTGCATCCTTGACCACTATGCCGTTGGGAAGCTGGCACCATGGACCACCATCTATCTCAACCGCACCGAACTCATTCTTGGCCACCTCATAACCCCAGTTTCGGAAGCCTCCCTCGGTGAATTTCATGATGTTGCCTTTATGTACCAGTGTCACCGAATCACGATTGTTATCAATTGCATACTGGATGGCCGCACGTACCAGGCGTGCCGTACCCTCCTGCGAAACCGGCTTCACGCCGATACCACTGCTCTCCGGGAAGCGAATTTTGGTCACACCCATCTCATCCTGCAAAAAGGCGATCACCTTCTTCACTTCATCGGAGCCAGCCGCCCACTCAATGCCCGCATAGATATCCTCGGAGTTCTCACGGAAGATCACCATATCCACATCTTCTGGACGCTTCACAGGCGAGGGCACACCCTCAAAGTATTTCACAGGACGCAGACATGTGTAGAGATCCAGTTTCTGGCGTAGTGCCACATTCAACGAGCTGATGCCGCCACCGATTGGGGTAGTCAGAGGGCCCTTGATACCGATCAGATACTCGGAGAATGCATCCAAAGTCTCCTGAGGCAGCCAGGCATCATCATCCTGACCATACATATTCCACGACTTCTCACCCGCAAAGACCTCCATCCAGGCGATCTTGCGTCTCCCTGCATAAGCCTTTTCGACTGCAGCATCCAGAACACGCTGTGATGCGCGCCAGATGTCACGTCCGGTGCCATCACCTTCGATAAAGGTCACAATCGGTTGATCCGGCACATTCAGCTTGCCTTCCTTACCCATCGTGATTTTTTCGCCGTTCTCCGGCACACAGATTTTGTCAAAGGCCATGGTTTACCTCACTAGGTATAAACAATAATTACTGTTGGTTGGACTGTTTAATGCGAGCAGCCACCTGCGCATCGCGTTTGGCTTCCAGCGCCTTGCCGCGTGCTTTTTCGTAGCGCTCCTGCCGGATGGCTTCGGCGGCTTCTTCCATTGCTGTTTCGGCGGACTTCAGATAATTCTCGGATTGTTGGGTACTACCCGGAAGATCCTGCGCTGCCTTGATTGCAGAGCGCGCATTGGACATCTCCTGCACCGGCGGTTTTACAGCACAGGCAGAGAGCAACATAATCAGGATAAACAGGCTGCGTTTCATACGTTGTAATGATTAGCTTATTCGAATCCGATGTCAATGCAGCCCCCAACATAAGGGTTGTCTTAAAGGGTGCGGTGCGAAGTGGAGCACTCCGGATGAGTCGGGAGAGAGGCAGATAGCACTAAAATGGCCGCCCAACTGGACGGCCATTCATAACAAATCCTGATCAGCTCTCTTTAATAGTTGGCCGTTTACGCAGCCCCAGCTCTTTCCACTGTGCATCAGCGACTTCACTCGGCGCATCAGACATTGGATCAGCTGCCTTTTGCGTTTTAGGAAATGCGATAACATCACGAATCGAATCAACACCGGCCATCAGAGCCAGCACTCGATCAAGACCAAATGCCAGTCCACCGTGCGGTGGTGCACCATATTTCAATGCCTTGACCAGGAAGCCGAACTTCTCATCAGCCTCTTCATCAGAGATGCAGAGCGTTTTAAATACCCGCGCCTGCACTTCCGGTTTATGGATACGAATAGAGCCACCGCCAATCTCGGTACCGTTCCAGACCAGATCATAGGCCTGCGAACAGATATTCAGCGGATCTGTCTCCAGCTTGTGCAGTTCATCTTCGCGAGGTGCGGTGAACGGATGATGCAGCGCCTCAGGACGCTTTTCATCTGCATTCCATGCAAACATTGGGAAGTCGACCACCCAGACAAAGCGGTGATCATTCTCGGCAATCAGGTTCAGATCATGGCCCATCTTCACACGCAGATGCCCCAGGGCATCATTGACGACCTGGGTGTC comes from Mariprofundus aestuarium and encodes:
- the icd gene encoding NADP-dependent isocitrate dehydrogenase encodes the protein MAFDKICVPENGEKITMGKEGKLNVPDQPIVTFIEGDGTGRDIWRASQRVLDAAVEKAYAGRRKIAWMEVFAGEKSWNMYGQDDDAWLPQETLDAFSEYLIGIKGPLTTPIGGGISSLNVALRQKLDLYTCLRPVKYFEGVPSPVKRPEDVDMVIFRENSEDIYAGIEWAAGSDEVKKVIAFLQDEMGVTKIRFPESSGIGVKPVSQEGTARLVRAAIQYAIDNNRDSVTLVHKGNIMKFTEGGFRNWGYEVAKNEFGAVEIDGGPWCQLPNGIVVKDAIADIALQQVLTRATEFDVIATLNLNGDYLSDALAAQVGGIGIAPGANINYTSGHAIFEATHGTAPKYADKDMVNPSSVLLSGEMMLRYMGWSEAADLILQGINGAIVAKTVTYDFHRLMEGATKLSTSEFGDAVISHMGASSEKAKPEDQYDELAERFKELFEAGAEKSSEFAQIAMEKARQQLTAAGAFSEEQGKNLKRFLERDFTQMANVMRDEAKEKFNPSRVGAGAMSSLSTLLNMAGSALSSIAERTQKAISCRSGEITSAGTLTCNACGHDLHFKKTGRVPPCPTCHATEFRKSY
- a CDS encoding DUF4398 domain-containing protein, encoding MKRSLFILIMLLSACAVKPPVQEMSNARSAIKAAQDLPGSTQQSENYLKSAETAMEEAAEAIRQERYEKARGKALEAKRDAQVAARIKQSNQQ